AATCATCAATACTTGGTGCAGCAGTAGTTTCTGGTGCAGCTGTTGTCTGAGCAGGTTTTCCAATATTTTGTGCAAATTGAGAAATAGATAATCCCCTTGCACGCAAGTAGCGAAATCCTGCATAGGCACCACCACAAACTATGGCTAAAATGATGATGAGAATTAAAATTTTTTTCCAGATACTGGGTTTGCGATTTCGTCCCCCGCGGCGACCACCGCCACCCATACCTGAGATGTAACCGTAGTTAGACATTTTCTCCTCCAAATTCATTATGTTTTGTACACCATTATAAACCATATTCTATGGAAAGACAACTATTGTACTTTACTTTAAAATTTTACTGTGCTAAAATCGAATAACAATAAATAGAAGACGGAAAGGATTTTTCTTTATGAATAAAAAGATTAAAACAGAAGCAGTGGATCATCTGTTTCAAGCAATTTTGACACTGAGAAATGAAGAAGAATGTTATACTTTTTTTGAGGATGTGTGTACAGTCAATGAGCTATTGTCATTGTCACAGCGATATGAGGTGGCGAAAATGTTGAGGGAAAGGAAGACCTATTTAGAGATTGCAGAACGGACGGGGGCTTCCACGGCAACCATTAGTAGAGTGAATCGCTCGCTCAATTATGGAAATGATGGCTATGATTTGGTGTTTGAGCGCATCAAGGGTGAAGAGAATGAACGCAATTGATAATCATTTAAATGACCGCCAGAAAGAGGCGGTTTTTTGTACAGAGGGGCCGCTTTTAATTCTTGCTGGTGCTGGCTCAGGAAAGACTAGAGTATTGATGCACAGAATTGCCTATTTAATAGAAGAAAGGCATATCAATCCTTATCAGATTATGGCGATTACATTTACGAATAAGGCAGCAAAAGAGATGAGAGAGCGTGTGGACAAATTAGTTGGTTTAGATGCCCAATATGTTTGGGTGATGACTTTTCATTCAAGCTGTGTTCGTATTTTGCGAAGAGAAATTGAACGGTTAAATTATAGCAATGATTTTTCAATTTATGATACCGATGATCAAAAGACATTGATCAAGAAGGTATGCAAGGAACTGGGCATTGATACAAAGCAAATTAAGGAGCGAAATGCCTTGAGTTTGATTTCTGCTGCAAAAAATGAATTAATTGGCTACGAGGAGTTTAGACAAAATGCCACAGGGTATATGGAAAAGAAGGTGGCTGATATCTATGAGGCATATCAAAAGGCATTGCACCAAAATAATGCTCTTGACTTTGATGATTTAATTGGAAAGACTGTGGAACTATTTGAAAAGCATCCTGATATATTGGACAAGTATCAAGAACGCTTTCGCTATATTATGGTGGATGAGTATCAGGATACCAATACAGCCCAATTTCGCTTAATTTCTCTGCTCGCAGACAAATATCGGAATATTTGTGTGGTGGGCGATGATGATCAGAGTATCTATGGCTTTAGAGGGGCAAATATCGAAAATATTTTAAATTTTGATCGACTCTTTCCTCACACTCAAGTCATTAAGTTGGAGCAAAATTATCGTTCGGATGGAAATATTTTGGCAGCAGCTAATGGAGTGATCCAAAATAATCTCGTGCGAAGACAAAAAAAGCTCTGGACACAGAAGGAAGAGGGAGCAAAAATTCGTATTGAACAATATGAGAATGCAGTAGAGGAAGCAAATCAAATTATTCGAGAAATTAAGGCAAATGCCAGGGAAGGAAATTATAATGATTTTGCTATTCTCTATCGAACCAATGCACAATCTAGACTTTTGGAGGAAAGATGTGTCACACTGGGGGTTCCCTATCAATTGGTTGGGGGGGTCAATTTCTATCAGAGAAAAGAGATCAAGGATATTTTGGCCTATTTAAAGACGGTGGCCAATGGAAGTGATGATATAGCACTCTTAAGAATTATGAATGTGCCAAAGCGAGGGATTGGCAATGCCAGCATTCAAAAAGTCAGTGCTTTTGCCAGTGCCAATGGACTCAGTCTCTATGAGGCGATCAGGGAAGTATCTCAGATTGCTGGAATGGGAAAGGCAGCAGAAAAGTTTCAGGCATTTTCTTCTTTAATTGAACAGATTCGACAAGAAACAGGAAAAATTTCTACACTTATTGAGCGGTTGATTGTGTTGACTGGTTACAAGGAATATTTAAGTCAAGAGGGAGAGATTGAGGCACAGGCCAGGTGGGAAAATATAGAGGAATTGATAAACAAGGCGGCAGATTACACAGATTTATCCCAATTTCTTGAAGATGTGGCATTAATTGCCGATGTCGATCGAATGGATGAGAATGAAAAGCGGGTGACCTTAATGACTTTGCATGCGGCCAAGGGGCTAGAATTTCCCTATGTCTATCTGACAGGGATGGAAGATGGCCTATTTCCTGGGATTCGAAGCATTGCCTCAGAGGATAGAAAGGATTTGGAAGAAGAGAGAAGACTTTGCTATGTGGGGATTACAAGGGCAAAGAAAAAACTTTGCTTGACAGCAGCGAGAATGCGAATGGTGAATGGAGAAACAAGATTTTTCCAACTTTCTCGATTTGCCAAAGAAATTCCCAATCAACTCATTGAGCAACATCTTTTGGAACGAAAACATCAGGAAGTAAAGAAAAAAGAGCCACCAATCTTACACAGTGTTTCTCACATTGCTCGACCATCGACAAAACCAAGTTTTGGAAAAGAATTTAAAATTGAAAAGGCAGAGCATCTGGAGTATATCATAGGAGATCGAGTAAAACACATGAAGTTTGGAGAGGGCACAGTTCTTACGATTGAAGATGGCGAGCGAGATTATACAATTACAGTAGAATTTGATCAATTTGGCATAAAGAAGATGATGGCAGGATTTGCAAAGCTGATTAAAATATGATATTATGTAGACACGCTTATATGATGAGCATAAAACTATATCGTGTATAGTGAAAGGACGATGATTATGGGAAGATTTGAAAATGTAGGAAAAGATGCACTTTCAAAAGTGGAAGATCTGATGAATGCTGCAAAGTTGAATGATTTATTGACAAAGAAGCAAGACGATGAAAAGAAGAAGAATACAATTCTTTGGGTGCTGGCTATTGTTGGTGCAATTGCAGCTGTTGCAGGTATTGCTTATGCTGTTTATAAATTCTTTACTCCAGATTATCTTGAAGATTTCGAAGATGATTTTGATGACGATTTTGATGATGATTATTTTGCAGACGAGGAAGAAAACTAATCTTCTCGTCTACAAAGATTGAGGATAAAGTCCGTAATGCTTATGAATATAAGACTTACGGATTTTTCTATATTTATTTGGATTTGGAGAAAGTATGAAAAAGGGAGAGATCTCAATTGGTTTAGTGGGAGATACAGTATTTCCTGATAAGGGGTATATTGAGCGAGAAGATGGAAGAGTGGCGATCAAACATGCCATTGGTGGACAGAAGGTGGAATATTGTATTACCAAAAAGAGGGCAGGGGAAGCACAGGGAAGAGTTCTTCGTGTCCTTGAACCATCAAGTGTAGAAGACAGAGAAAATTTATGTAATTTTGCAGGAATTTGTGGCGGTTGTCTGTACCAAAGTGTGGGATACCAACATCAACTGGATATCAAAGAGGAGCAATTAAAAAGACTTCTAAAAGATGAGGAATTTATCTGGGAAGGAATACAAGCAAGCCCAGCAGTAGAGGGATATCGAAATAAGATGGAATTTTCCTTTGGTGATAGCTATAAGGATGGACCATTGGCCCTGGGAATGCACAAGAGAGGAAGCCACTATGATATTGTGACAAGTGATAGTTGTCAAATTGTACATATGGATTTTAATGTCATTTTGAGGGCAACACTTGCATTTTTTGCAGAAGCTGGTATACCCTATTTACATAAATTGACACACAGTGGCTTCTTGCGGCATTTGTTGATTCGAAGATCAGCAAAGAGTGGAGAAATTTTAGTCGATTTGATTACAACAACAAGCTTTGGAAAAATCGAAGATCCAAATAGAGAAGAGTATATACCACCTATTGATGAAGAGGCGAAAAAAATTATTAAAGAATGGAAGGATGTGGTACGAAAGCTAGAAGACGATGGTAAGATAGAAGGGAGAATTGCAGGCATTTTGCATACAGTGAATAATTCCTATGCAGATGCTGTCATTGACCAGGGAACGAGCATATTGTATGGGCAGGATTTTATTACAGAAAATTTGCTCGGACTTGATTTTAAGATTACACCATTTTCATTTTTTCAGACAAATTCCTTGGGAGCAGAATTGCTCTATCAAGTGGCTGGAAGATATATTGGAGACACTCAGGGCAAGGCCGTATTTGACTTATATAGCGGAACAGGGACAATTGCACAGCTTTTGGCCGGGGTGGCACAAGAAGTCTATGGTGTGGAGATTGTTGAGGAGGCTGTGAGGGCGGCAAGAGAAAATGCCAAAAAAAATGGCATTGACAATTGCACATTTATTGCTGGAGATGTGCTCAAAGTGATTGATGACTTACAGACCCGACCAGATATCATTGTCCTAGATCCTCCAAGAGAAGGAATCCATCCCAAGGCTCTTCCCAAAATTATGGAGTATCAGGCAGAACGGATTGTCTATATTTCCTGTAAACCAAGTTCTTTGGCAAGAGATATTTTGGTTTTAAAGGAGGGTGGATATCATCTAAAGAAAGCTTGTGCTGTGGATATGTTTCCATTTACAGCAAATTGTGAGGCAGTGGCACTTTTTGAAAAAATGAGATAGTAAAGATTGAAGGAGGATAATAAAAATGGCAACAATTATTGGTGAAGGCATTACTTTTGACGATGTGCTCTTGCAACCAGCATATTCAGAGGTGATTGGAAATCAAGTCGACATTTCCACTTATTTGACAAAGAAAATCAAATTAAATATTCCATTTATGAGTGCAGGTATGGATACGGTTACAGAGCATCGCATGGCCATTGCCATGGCTAGACAGGGCGGTATTGGTATTATTCACAAGAATATGTCGATTGATCAGCAGGCTGAGGAGGTGGACAAGGTAAAGAGGTCAGAAAATGGCGTTATTACAGATCCATTTTTCCTTTCTCCAGACCACACATTAAAAGATGCGGATGATTTAATGGCAAAGTTTAGAATTTCAGGTGTTCCAATCACAGTTGGAAAAAAACTTGTGGGTATTATTACGAATCGAGACTTAAAGTTTGAAGAGGACTTTACCAAAAAGATCAGTGAAGTAATGACAAAGGACAAGCTTGTTACAGCGCTGGAGGGCACGACACTGGATGAGGCAAAGAAGATTTTGGCAGCAGCAAGAGTGGAGAAGCTCCCAATTGTCGACAAGGACTATAACTTAAAGGGATTGATTACAATTAAGGACATTGAAAAGCAGATTAAGTATCCAAGTTCAGCAAAGGACAGTATGGGAAGACTGCTCTGTGGTGCAGCCCTTGGAATTACGGCCAATGTATTGGAGCGCTGTGATGCCCTAGTTAAGGCCAATGTCGATGTCGTTGTGCTCGACAGTGCTCATGGGCATTCACAAAATGTCATTCGTTGTGTAAAGATGATTAAAGAAAAGTATCCAAATTTGCAGGTCATTGCAGGAAATGTGGCAACAGGTGAGGCGACAAAGGCATTGATTGAGGCTGGAGCGGATTGTGTCAAGGTCGGCATTGGACCAGGATCGATTTGTACAACTCGTGTAGTTGCAGGTATTGGTGTGCCACAGATTAGTGCAATCATGAGCTGCTTTGAGGTTGCAAGAACCTATGGTGTTCCAATTATTGCCGATGGAGGTATTAAGTATTCTGGCGATGTGACAAAGGCATTGGCAGCAGGCGGAAGTGTATGTATGATGGGATCCTTATTTGCAGGTTGTGATGAGGCACCAGGAGCTTTTGAGCTATTCCAAGGAAGAAAATACAAGGTATATCGTGGAATGGGATCAATTTCTGCAATGGAAAGTGGAAGTAAGGACCGTTACTTCCAGGCTGATGCGAAGAAATTGGTGCCAGAGGGCGTAGAAGGTCGCGTGGCTTATAAGGGATTGGTTGAAGATACAGTATTCCAGTTGATTGGTGGATTGCGTGCAGGTATGGGCTATTGTGGAGCAAAGGATATTCCAACGCTTCAAGAGACCTCAAAGTTTGTAAAGATTACTTCTGCGGCACTTAGAGAGAGCCATCCACATGATATTCAGATTACAAAGGAGGCCCCAAATTATTCCTCAGATAATTAAATCAAAAGTTGTTCCCATTGTCTGCGCAGCCATCTTTATGGTGGTTGCGCTGACTTCGTGTTCAGGTGAAAAAAGTAAAGAACCGATTGAAGAATCTGTATTTGCACTGGATACTTTTGTGACAATTCGCATCTATGACCCAACAAAGCAGAAAGCCTTAGATGGTGCCATCAAGATGTGCAATGATTTTGAAGATGTGTTTTCGTCTGACAAAGAGGGAGCGCAATTGTATGCGTTAAATCATAGAGATCCAAGTGAGCAGGTCGTAAAAGTTAGCGATGACCTAGCTAATTGTATACAGACAGCACTAGAATATTGTAAGAAATCAGATGGTGCATTTGATATCACCGTGCAACCATTGAGAAAGTATTGGGATTTTAAATCTGATGACCCCGAACTTCCAAGAAAGGAAGATGTGGATAAAGATTTAGCCAAGGTAGATTATAAAAAAGTTCATGTCAATGGAAATGAGATTCATTTTGATAGCCCCGATACACAGATTGACCTTGGGGCCATTGCCAAGGGCTATATTGCAGATAGACTGAAGGACTATTTAGAAAAAGAGGGTGTGCACTCAGCAATTATTAATCTCGGGGGAAATGTACTTTGTATTGGAAAAAAGCCAGATGGTAGTGATTTTACGATTGGCTTACAAAGACCATTTGCTGATCGACAGGAGACCATCGGTGCAGTAAAAGTCAGTGATTTATCGGTAGTTAGTTCAGGCGTGTATGAGCGCCACTTTATTATTGATGGAAAAAATTATCACCATATCCTCGACCCAAAGACAGGATTTCCCTATGACAATGGTATTGTTCAGGTGAGCATTATTACTAAAAAATCTGTGGATGCCGATGCATTGAGCACAGTGTGCTTTTCGCTCGGGGTAGATAAGGGAATTGCACTGGTCAATCAAATTCCAGATACCTATGCCATCTATGTGATGGACGACTATTCGATGCGCTATTCTGATGGTGCAGAGAAATTGATACAAGAGGATAGATAGGAATGGATTGGAAAAAATATGTAAATCGTGAAACAATCAGTTACTTGATTTTTGGCGTATTGACGACAATTGTTGATTGGGCAGTCTATATGGCTTTTAAGGCTATGAATGTCAATTATCTGGCATGTACAGTTCTTAGCTGGATTGCTGCTGTTGTTTTTGCGTTTGTGACCAATAAGCGCATTGTGTTTCAGAGCCATGATATGTCGTTTTCGACGATTTTATGGGAGTTTATTGTATTTACTGGAGCAAGGCTTTTGACAGGAGCTATGAATGTAGCAGGAATGTGGCTTTTTGTTTCTGGGTTACATCTTTATGATGTCTTGGCCAAGGCAATTCTTTCTGTTTTGGTCGTCATACTGAATTATTTTTTCAGTAAATGGTTTGTATTTAAAAAATAGAAGGAGTGATTTATGAAAAGCGAGTCTTGGTTTAAAAGAGCGGATGCTTTATTGGCGGCGTTTTTTATACCTGTTGCCATTATGATTTTAATTTTTGTGCAAAGACAAATCTTTCCATTTGGCGACAATAGTTTTTTGAGAACGGATATGTACCATCAATATGCTCCGTTTTTCTCAGAGTTTCAATATAAATTAAAGCATGGACAGAGTTTGCTTTATAGCTGGGACATTGGTATGGGGGTCAATTTCTCTGCACTCTATGCTTATTACCTTGCGAGCCCACTCAATTGGTTGATTGTGCTCTGTCCAAAGTCTTTAGTTATCGAGTTTATGACCTATATGATTGTGATTAAAATCGGTCTTTCAGGACTTGCGATGACCTATTACTTACAAAAGCATAGTAAGAAAGAGGGCATGGGAACAGCATTTTTTGGCATTGGCTATGCACTTTCTGGCTATATGGCTGCATATAGCTGGAATATTATGTGGTTGGATTGCATTATTCTTTTGCCATTGATTGCACTGGGATTGGAGCGGTTAGTCAATAAGAAAAAAGGATTGATGTATGCAATATGTCTTGGTCTTTCCATCACATCCAATTACTACATCTCCATTATGATTTGTATGTTTTTGATTTTTTACTTTGTGGCACTTTTGGTAATGCGTGGTGTGACGAGCAAGAAAGACTTTTTTATTGCGGTTTTGCAATTTGGCTTTTTTTCTCTGCTGGCAGGAGGAATTTCGGCAATGGTATTATTGCCAGAAATTTTTGCACTAAAGGCAACGGCATCGGGAACCTTTAATTTCCCACAAGTCTATGTCGCCTATTTTTCCATTATTGATATGGTGGCCAGACATATGCCAGGGGTGGAGACAGAAATTGGACTTGACCATTGGCCAAATATTTATTGTGGTGTGGGAATTTACTTATTTATTTTGCTTTACTTGATGAATAAAAAGATTTCGCTCAAGGAAAAGGCGGTATACTTTACGATGTCTCTCTTTTTCCTTGCAAGTTTTGCCATTGATGTGCTCAATTATATCTGGCATGGCTTTCATTATCCGAATTCTTTGCCGGCACGCCAAAGTTTTATCTATATTTTCCTTGTGCTCTTTATGGCGTTTCGGGCTTATGACAGGTTTCGGGCAAATACACTTAAAGAGCTTGGTATGGCGACAGTGGGAAGCTTAGGATTTATCTTATTGGCACAAAAAACGGTGGAGCAAAAGCATTTTGGCTTTGGAGTATACTATGCATCATTGATTCTAATTGCCATCTATGCTTTGCTCTTGTATTTGTGGAAGAAAAAGAGAATCAATGTCAATGCCTTAATTATTGCTACCTTGGTCATTCTAAGTGTAGAGATGACAGCCAATACAGGGCTGACGAGTGTGACAACGGTCAGCAGAAAAGATTATAAGGACGACAATGCCGATGTGGCCAAGGTGCTAAAGGACTTGCCAAATGATACCTTCTATCGCTTTGAAAAGGTGACAAGAAAGACAAAGGATGATGGAGCGTGGATGAATTTCCACTCAGTATCTCTATTTTCTTCGACGGCAAGGGCTGCATTGAGCGATTTTTCTAAGGAGATGGGAACGGAAGCTTCCACCAATGCCTATTCCATCACAGGAAGTACGCCACTGGTGGATATGCTCTATGCAGTGAAATATGGCATTTATACAGGGGAGAGCAACGACCCAAATGTCGAGTATGTGACACATAGCAATAATATCTATTTGTATGAAAATCCCTATACTCTGCCGATTGGTTACTTGGTTGGGCCAGGATTTGAGACCAGTTGGGACAGGACATTTCGCTCGCCTGCGGATGTGCAGAATAATTTGACACAGATTATTGGCACGAGTCCAGTACTTTTGGAGGAAGAAGGAGAAAAGGATGGTTCAACCTATACTTTTACAACCTCCGAAAAGGGCAGATATTATGTGTATATCAATGATTCTAGCATCAAAACAGTCAAGGTAAAGAGTTCAAAGGACAACATTGACCAGACATTTGAAAATGTAGATCGAGGGTATTTTATTGACCTTGGCTATGTCGATAAGGGCATCACCTATTCTGTCAGAAATGATGACAATAAGGAGATGGATGCCAGTGCCTATCGCTTTGATTATAAGGCATTAAAAGAAGCCTATGATATGCTCAATATTAGTCCATTTACAGTGACACATTATGATTCAAGAACTGTGGAGGGAACAGTGGACGCAGGTCCAGAAGAGGTATTGATGACCTCAATTCCTTATGATGAGGGCTGGACGGTCTATGTCGACGGTGTAAAGACAAAACCGAGGAAGGGGCTAGATACTTTCCTTGCATTGGATTTGACAGAAGGTAAGCATGAGATTAAAATGAAATTTACACCACATGGACTTTACCCTGGTATGGTCATTAGTGGTGGAAGTATTTTGGTTTTGGTTTTGATTGCGGTTTTCTTTAATCGAAGAAAGAAAGTACTCGATACAAAAGAAGAGAACCATCAAGAAGTATTACAAGAAAATGCACAGAAATAGTACTATAGGAGATCGTTATGAAACTTTGGGGTGGAAGATTTACAAAAGAGACAGATCAATTGGTGTTTCAGTTTAATGAATCACTTTCCTTTGATCATCGCTTTTATCATCAAGATATCCGAGGCAGTATTGCCCATGTGATGATGCTTGCAAAGCAGGGAATATTGACAGAGAGTGATAGGGATTGCATTGTTGAGGGATTGAAGTCAATTGAAAAAGATATTGATGAGGGAAAACTCACATTTGCACAAGATGCAGAGGACATTCATTCCTTTGTAGAATCAAATTTGATTCAAAGAATTGGAGATGCAGGAAAGCGATTGCACACAGGTCGCAGCAGAAATGATCAAGTGGCTCTCGATATGAAATTATATACAAGGGATGTCTTGGATGAGACACAGGAGTTATTGACTGTACTTCTTGGTGAGATTTTAACTTTGATGAAGGAAAATGTTCACACCGTCATGCCTGGATTTACCCATTTGCAAAAAGCTCAGCCAACGACATTGGCCCATCATCTTGGTGCTTACTTTGAGATGTTTTTGCGAGATAGAGATCGATTGAGAGATTGCAGAAAGCGAATGAATTTATGCCCTCTCGGTGCAGGTGCATTTGCAGGAACGACCTATCCACTGGACAGAGAGTTGACAGCAAAACTTTTAGATTTTGATGGACCGACAAGAAACAGTATGGATTCGGTGAGTGACCGTGACTATTTGCTTGAGCTTTTGAGCGATTTTTCTATTGTGGCCATGCACCTTTCAAGGTTGAGTGAGGAGATTATTATCTGGAACACAGATGAATATCGCTTTGTCGACATGGATGATACCTATTCTACAGGTTCATCCATTATGCCGCAGAAAAAAAATCCAGATATTGCAGAATTGATTCGAGGAAAGACAGGGCGTGTCTACGGTGCACTGACAAGCCTCTTGACCACAATGAAGGGAATTCCACTAGCTTATAATAAGGATATGCAAGAGGACAAAGAA
This region of Lachnospiraceae bacterium oral taxon 096 genomic DNA includes:
- a CDS encoding TrpR YerC/YecD, with protein sequence MNKKIKTEAVDHLFQAILTLRNEEECYTFFEDVCTVNELLSLSQRYEVAKMLRERKTYLEIAERTGASTATISRVNRSLNYGNDGYDLVFERIKGEENERN
- a CDS encoding UvrD-helicase domain-containing protein, encoding MNAIDNHLNDRQKEAVFCTEGPLLILAGAGSGKTRVLMHRIAYLIEERHINPYQIMAITFTNKAAKEMRERVDKLVGLDAQYVWVMTFHSSCVRILRREIERLNYSNDFSIYDTDDQKTLIKKVCKELGIDTKQIKERNALSLISAAKNELIGYEEFRQNATGYMEKKVADIYEAYQKALHQNNALDFDDLIGKTVELFEKHPDILDKYQERFRYIMVDEYQDTNTAQFRLISLLADKYRNICVVGDDDQSIYGFRGANIENILNFDRLFPHTQVIKLEQNYRSDGNILAAANGVIQNNLVRRQKKLWTQKEEGAKIRIEQYENAVEEANQIIREIKANAREGNYNDFAILYRTNAQSRLLEERCVTLGVPYQLVGGVNFYQRKEIKDILAYLKTVANGSDDIALLRIMNVPKRGIGNASIQKVSAFASANGLSLYEAIREVSQIAGMGKAAEKFQAFSSLIEQIRQETGKISTLIERLIVLTGYKEYLSQEGEIEAQARWENIEELINKAADYTDLSQFLEDVALIADVDRMDENEKRVTLMTLHAAKGLEFPYVYLTGMEDGLFPGIRSIASEDRKDLEEERRLCYVGITRAKKKLCLTAARMRMVNGETRFFQLSRFAKEIPNQLIEQHLLERKHQEVKKKEPPILHSVSHIARPSTKPSFGKEFKIEKAEHLEYIIGDRVKHMKFGEGTVLTIEDGERDYTITVEFDQFGIKKMMAGFAKLIKI
- a CDS encoding DUF4366 domain-containing protein, whose amino-acid sequence is MGRFENVGKDALSKVEDLMNAAKLNDLLTKKQDDEKKKNTILWVLAIVGAIAAVAGIAYAVYKFFTPDYLEDFEDDFDDDFDDDYFADEEEN
- the rlmD gene encoding 23S rRNA (uracil(1939)-C(5))-methyltransferase RlmD: MKKGEISIGLVGDTVFPDKGYIEREDGRVAIKHAIGGQKVEYCITKKRAGEAQGRVLRVLEPSSVEDRENLCNFAGICGGCLYQSVGYQHQLDIKEEQLKRLLKDEEFIWEGIQASPAVEGYRNKMEFSFGDSYKDGPLALGMHKRGSHYDIVTSDSCQIVHMDFNVILRATLAFFAEAGIPYLHKLTHSGFLRHLLIRRSAKSGEILVDLITTTSFGKIEDPNREEYIPPIDEEAKKIIKEWKDVVRKLEDDGKIEGRIAGILHTVNNSYADAVIDQGTSILYGQDFITENLLGLDFKITPFSFFQTNSLGAELLYQVAGRYIGDTQGKAVFDLYSGTGTIAQLLAGVAQEVYGVEIVEEAVRAARENAKKNGIDNCTFIAGDVLKVIDDLQTRPDIIVLDPPREGIHPKALPKIMEYQAERIVYISCKPSSLARDILVLKEGGYHLKKACAVDMFPFTANCEAVALFEKMR
- the guaB gene encoding IMP dehydrogenase, which translates into the protein MATIIGEGITFDDVLLQPAYSEVIGNQVDISTYLTKKIKLNIPFMSAGMDTVTEHRMAIAMARQGGIGIIHKNMSIDQQAEEVDKVKRSENGVITDPFFLSPDHTLKDADDLMAKFRISGVPITVGKKLVGIITNRDLKFEEDFTKKISEVMTKDKLVTALEGTTLDEAKKILAAARVEKLPIVDKDYNLKGLITIKDIEKQIKYPSSAKDSMGRLLCGAALGITANVLERCDALVKANVDVVVLDSAHGHSQNVIRCVKMIKEKYPNLQVIAGNVATGEATKALIEAGADCVKVGIGPGSICTTRVVAGIGVPQISAIMSCFEVARTYGVPIIADGGIKYSGDVTKALAAGGSVCMMGSLFAGCDEAPGAFELFQGRKYKVYRGMGSISAMESGSKDRYFQADAKKLVPEGVEGRVAYKGLVEDTVFQLIGGLRAGMGYCGAKDIPTLQETSKFVKITSAALRESHPHDIQITKEAPNYSSDN
- a CDS encoding FAD:protein FMN transferase, yielding MIFRLQRRPQIIPQIIKSKVVPIVCAAIFMVVALTSCSGEKSKEPIEESVFALDTFVTIRIYDPTKQKALDGAIKMCNDFEDVFSSDKEGAQLYALNHRDPSEQVVKVSDDLANCIQTALEYCKKSDGAFDITVQPLRKYWDFKSDDPELPRKEDVDKDLAKVDYKKVHVNGNEIHFDSPDTQIDLGAIAKGYIADRLKDYLEKEGVHSAIINLGGNVLCIGKKPDGSDFTIGLQRPFADRQETIGAVKVSDLSVVSSGVYERHFIIDGKNYHHILDPKTGFPYDNGIVQVSIITKKSVDADALSTVCFSLGVDKGIALVNQIPDTYAIYVMDDYSMRYSDGAEKLIQEDR
- a CDS encoding GtrA family protein, which translates into the protein MDWKKYVNRETISYLIFGVLTTIVDWAVYMAFKAMNVNYLACTVLSWIAAVVFAFVTNKRIVFQSHDMSFSTILWEFIVFTGARLLTGAMNVAGMWLFVSGLHLYDVLAKAILSVLVVILNYFFSKWFVFKK
- a CDS encoding YfhO family protein, whose protein sequence is MKSESWFKRADALLAAFFIPVAIMILIFVQRQIFPFGDNSFLRTDMYHQYAPFFSEFQYKLKHGQSLLYSWDIGMGVNFSALYAYYLASPLNWLIVLCPKSLVIEFMTYMIVIKIGLSGLAMTYYLQKHSKKEGMGTAFFGIGYALSGYMAAYSWNIMWLDCIILLPLIALGLERLVNKKKGLMYAICLGLSITSNYYISIMICMFLIFYFVALLVMRGVTSKKDFFIAVLQFGFFSLLAGGISAMVLLPEIFALKATASGTFNFPQVYVAYFSIIDMVARHMPGVETEIGLDHWPNIYCGVGIYLFILLYLMNKKISLKEKAVYFTMSLFFLASFAIDVLNYIWHGFHYPNSLPARQSFIYIFLVLFMAFRAYDRFRANTLKELGMATVGSLGFILLAQKTVEQKHFGFGVYYASLILIAIYALLLYLWKKKRINVNALIIATLVILSVEMTANTGLTSVTTVSRKDYKDDNADVAKVLKDLPNDTFYRFEKVTRKTKDDGAWMNFHSVSLFSSTARAALSDFSKEMGTEASTNAYSITGSTPLVDMLYAVKYGIYTGESNDPNVEYVTHSNNIYLYENPYTLPIGYLVGPGFETSWDRTFRSPADVQNNLTQIIGTSPVLLEEEGEKDGSTYTFTTSEKGRYYVYINDSSIKTVKVKSSKDNIDQTFENVDRGYFIDLGYVDKGITYSVRNDDNKEMDASAYRFDYKALKEAYDMLNISPFTVTHYDSRTVEGTVDAGPEEVLMTSIPYDEGWTVYVDGVKTKPRKGLDTFLALDLTEGKHEIKMKFTPHGLYPGMVISGGSILVLVLIAVFFNRRKKVLDTKEENHQEVLQENAQK
- the argH gene encoding argininosuccinate lyase — protein: MKLWGGRFTKETDQLVFQFNESLSFDHRFYHQDIRGSIAHVMMLAKQGILTESDRDCIVEGLKSIEKDIDEGKLTFAQDAEDIHSFVESNLIQRIGDAGKRLHTGRSRNDQVALDMKLYTRDVLDETQELLTVLLGEILTLMKENVHTVMPGFTHLQKAQPTTLAHHLGAYFEMFLRDRDRLRDCRKRMNLCPLGAGAFAGTTYPLDRELTAKLLDFDGPTRNSMDSVSDRDYLLELLSDFSIVAMHLSRLSEEIIIWNTDEYRFVDMDDTYSTGSSIMPQKKNPDIAELIRGKTGRVYGALTSLLTTMKGIPLAYNKDMQEDKELSFDAMDTVQGCIRLMSGMLSTMKFNHQRMEASAKGGFTNATDAADYLVGKGVPFRDAHGIVGQLVLYGIENHKALDDFTLAEFKAISPVFEEDIYEAIGMKHCVEKRVTVGAPGEEAMRQEIAQSEALL